The Acidimicrobiales bacterium genome contains the following window.
CCCTCACCTTGGACGTTGACGTGAACGCGCTCACCCGCGTCTACGTCGACGCGTTCACGAACTCGGCGGCCGAGATGACCGTGGTGGTCGAAGGCGGCGTCGTCCGCGAGATCCGCGAGGTCTTCGACGTCACGGTCGTGTTCGATGCCATGCTGCGTGACGACTCCCTGTTCGACTCCGCAGCAGAACAGTCCGAGTTTGAGACGACGTTCGCCGACGCCGTGTGGATCATCGAGACCGTGATGACGTTCGAGCCGGACCCCGCGCTGGTGGTCGAACCGCTACCGGCGACCGACGACGACCGCACCGACGCCTGGGTCGAGTTCCTCCGCGGCGCCGGATTCTGATCGGAAGTCGTCGGGCCTGCCTGCTGATCGCGGGCGCTTCTGACCTTCACCGTGGCGGAGCGGCGCGTCGCTGGGCATCGGCACGTAGGGGCGGCATCACGAGGGCGCGGGCGGTGACCACCGAGAGCCGTCAGTTCCTGGCAGGACGGTGACTGCGATCTGCTCGTGATGGCACGCATCCAGGAGCGCCGGGTCAGAGGTTGCGAGCGGTCGGTCGATGCGTCGGGCGACTTCGGCTGCCATGCAGTCCGCCAGGCTGATCGGACAACGTGTTCGGTGGTAGCGGCGAGCACGGAAGCGGCCGGCCGCTGAGGCCACCTCGCCATCAATCACGACGGCGTCGTCAAGACCCAGCTGCGCGAGGTCAAGGCTGGCTTCCTCTTCATCGGCCCCTCCGAGCCGAACAAGGTGGTCGATCACCTCGGCGACTCCGACTGCCGTCAGTGCACCGCCGGCATGGATGAGATCCTCGACTTCGCCGGCAGCCGCTTCGTCCTTGAGGAACGCAAGTACCGCGTAGGCGTCGAGGATCGTCAACGACGGCTCGGTCGGTCGGTGTCCACTCGCCGCGAAGCCCGCCGGGCACGACTCGTTGCCGGTCCCTGCTTCGCGTACTTGCCACGCAGCTCTCCGACCGGTTCAGCTCCAACCGGTCGCATGACGACACGGTCGCCGAGGTCGACGACGAGGACCTGCCGAGTGTTCCACCGGGCTCTCGTCTCGGCCGGGATCGAGACTTGGCCGTTCCGGGACACCGTCATCACGTGCGAGGCCTCGCTCATCGCCTCATTGTACGCCACGCGTGCAGTGTTGTATGCGGCCATGCCGAGTGCTGCCGGCTTGCCGACGACCACGCCGAGATCAGATGATCGCGAGCGCAGCCGAGGCGCGAGTGGATGATCGGAGCGGTCAGCTCCCGAAGCGGTCCCGCCTGGAGAGCTGTTGGTCAACGGCACCTCGGTACGGCGTCCAGCGCCGACCAGGAAGGCGCTTACGCAGTCAGGACGCGGTACGTCTCGTTCACGAGATCAGCTGCCCCACCGCTGGCCATCTGGTTCATGACGTACCCGATTCCGAGCCGACGCGACGCATCGCCCATACCGACGGAACCGCCCATGCCGGTGTGGCCGAATGTCGACGTGTTCATTCCGGGGAAGAGCTTCCAGAACAGCTGATAGCCGAGCCCAAACTCGCCAGCCGGCCCGTCCCCGTTTAGCAGCGGCTGCTCCTGGATGGCGCCTTCGATCGTCTTGGCTCGAAGCACCCGCACACCGTCCAGTTCACCCCCGCACGCGAGAGCGGCGTACACGCGTGCGAGGCCGTGGGCGGTGCCATGGCCTGTCGCAGCGCCGTCTCCAGCGGCACGCCACTCGCGGGTGTTCACCAAGTCGTCATCGCCGATGATCTCAGCGCATCGGGAATCGTGCTCAGGCCCGAAGGCCATCATGAAGTCCGCACCGAGCGGCTCGGCGATCTCTTCGCGGAAGAACACATCGAGCGAGCGTCCGTCAATCCGCCGGACAATTTCCCCTATGAGATAGCCGAAGGTTCCCCCGTGATATTCACTGCGGGAGCCGGGCCTCCAGACCGGCGCCGACCGAGCGAGCGCTGTCGTGAGTATCTCCCAGTCGAACCGCTTGTCCGGCGGGTACGGCGCCGTCGTCCACGGGAGCCCGGCCTGATGGCTGAGCACCATCCGCACGGTGACCTGATCCTTGCCTTCCTGGGCGAATTCGGGCCAGTAGGTGGCGACGGCTTCGTCTACGTCAAGCAGACCACGGTCGACGAGCACTTGAGCGCACGTCGCCGTCATTCCCTTCGTTGCCGAATAGACGGTGGCGATGGTGTCGCGCTGCCACGCACAAGTCCGGTGCGCGTCCGCCCAGCCGCCCCACAGATCGACGACCTTGCGCCCGTCCACGTACACGCAGACTGCTGCGCCCACCTCGCTTCCCTTGAAGCTCCGCTCGAAGATCTCATACACCGACTCGAACGCAGGCTCGACGGTTCCATCGACGTGTCCCTCGCTCACAGCGATCTCGCTCCTGAGTCCTCGCACTGAGAACCTCGACGACCGGCATGAACAAGATTCTGCCACGCCGCAACCGAGCAGCACTCCGCATGCGTCAGAGCGTAAGTTTGGACGGTGAGCGGAGACGGGCCTTCCGCACCAGGGAGTCTCGCCCCATGACTGAATACGCAGACGTGCCCTCCGAAATCGTCCGCCGTGTCCGTGCAGCATGCGCTCACTTGCCGGAGGCATACGAGGAGCAGGCGTTCGAAGGGGTCCGGTGGCGGATCCGCGGCAGCACGCTGGCCCACGTAATCGCGAGGGACTACGGGGAGGGGCCGGTCTCCCACGTGACCTTCCACGCACTCAGTGAGGAGCTTGACGCGCTGGTCGCAACCGGCGATCCATTCTTCCCGGGGTGGGGCGCTGGTCTCGTCGCAATGGTGCTACGCAGCGACGGAACGACTGATTGGGACGAGGTCCGGGAATTGCTCACGGAGAGCTACTGCTTGCTCGCTCCGAAGAAGCTGGTCGCTCGCCTCGATACATTTCGACCCGACGTATAGAGGGCCTGGCGGTAGGGTCACGCCCGTGGTGGTCGGGCACGTCGTCGTCGTCGGAGCGTCGCTCGGCGGCCTGCGCACCGTGCAGAGCCTGCGGTCGGCCGGCTTCGAGGGGCGGGTCACGCTCGTCGGCGACGAGGTCCACGCCCCCTACAACCGCCCGCCGCTGTCCAAGCAGGTCCTCGCCGGTGAGTGGGAGTCCGGGCGGACCGCGCTGACCGACGACGCCGGGCTGGCGAAGCTCGACATGGACCTCCGCCTCGGGCAGCGGGCCACCGACCTCGACCTTGACGACCGCAGCATCGGCCTCGCCGATGGCGAGCGCATCGGCTTCGACGCCCTGGTTGTGGCCACGGGGGCGTCGCCGCGCCAGCTGCCCGACACCCCCTCCCTCGAGGGGATCCACCTGCTGCGGACCCTCGACGACGCCCTCGCCCTGCGTGCCGCCTTCGACGATGCCGCCCGGCTGGTGGTCGTCGGTGCGGGCTTCATCGGCGCCGAGGTGGCGGCGACGGCGCGGGAACGCGGTCTCGAGGTCACCGTGCTCGAGGCACTGCCGGTGCCGCTCTCCAGAGGGCTCGGGCCGACCCTCGGCCCGGCCGTCGCCGCCATCCACGGGGACCACGGCGTCGACCTCCGATGCGGCGCCGCCGTCGCTGCCATCGAGGGTGACGCACGGGTCGAACGGGTGCTGCTGAGCGACGGGAGCACGGTCGAAGCCGACCTGGTGGTCGTCGGCATCGGGGTCGTGCCTAAGACGCAGTGGCTCGAGGGCTCGGGGCTCGAGCTGCGCGACGGCGTGGTCTGCGACGAGACGTGCCAAGCGGTGGGCGCCCCTGGCGTCTGGGCAGTCGGCGACGTGGCCCGATGGCACAACCCGCTGTTCGAGGAGGAGATGCGGGTCGAGCACTGGACCAACGCCGTCGACCAGGCCCGGGCCGTCGCCTCCAACATCGTCGGCGACCCCGCCCCCTACGCCCCCGTGCCCTACGTGTGGTCCGACCCGTACGGGTCCAAGATCCAGGTCCTCGGTCGTCCCGGCCCGACCGACGACGTCGAGGTGGTCAGCGGATCCTTCGAGGAGCGCCGTTTCGTCGCCCTCACCCACCGCGACGACCGCCTCACCGCCGTCGTCGGGCTCGACGAGCCCCGGAACGTCATGCGCTTCATGCGCCTGCTCTCCTCCCGCTCGTCGTCGGCGGATGCCCGGGCCTTCGCCACCGACCTCTGAGGCCCTCCCGCTGAGACCGGCCGCGTAGGGTCCCGATCACGACGACGGAGGGAGCGGGGACCGTGGGCGAGGGAGAGGGCCTGTCCGTCTTCTACCCCCGGGCAGGCGGGACCCGCTTGGCGCGTGAGGCGTCGGCCATGGTGGCCCGGAGCGTCCGCAGGCGCTCGGCCAGCTCGGGGTCGCCCACGGCAAGGATCTGGGCGGCGAGGAGGCCGGCGTTGCGGGCGCCATCGACGGCGACGGTGGCCACGGGGATCCCCGCGGGCATCTGGACGATGGAGAGCAGCGAGTCGAGACCCGACAGGGCGGTGATCGACACGGGCACCCCGATCACCGGGAGCACGGTGGTGGACGCCAGCATCCCGGGCAGGTGGGCGGCGCCACCGGCGCCGGCCACGATCACCTTGGTGCCGCGCTCGTGGGCGGTGGTGCCGAAGTCGATCATGTCGTGGGGCGTCCGGTGGGCCGACAGCACCCTGGTCTCTGCCTCCACCCCGACCTCGGCCAGGGCGTCGACGGCGGCGCCCATGACCTTCCAGTCGCTGTCGCTTCCCATCACCACCGCCACCGGCGGCACCGTAGCGGCGCTCACGGTGCATCCCGCCCGATGAGCACGTCGGCGGCCCGACGAGCAAGGTCGGCCGCCACGTCGAGGTCGTCTGCAAGCACCGTCACGTGCCCGACCTTACGACCCGGCCGGGGTGACTTGCCGTAGAGGTGCACGTGCACGGGTCCGAGGGCCAGCGCGTCCGGCAGTCGGGCGTGCAGATCGTCGTCGCTCGACTCCGTGATGACGTTGGCCATGGCGACTGCCGGTGCCCGCAGGTCGGTGGGGCCGAGTGGCCAGTCGAGGACAGCGCGAAGGTGGTTCTCGAACTGGGACGTCACCGCCCCCTCGATGGTGAGGTGGCCGCTGTTGTGGGGCCGCGCCGCCAGCTCGTTGACGAGCACCGCACCGTCGACCACAAAGAGCTCGACGGCGAGCAGCCCCGTGGCGTCGAGGTGCTCGGCGATGCCACGAGCCACCTCCGCCGCTTCGGCGGCGATGGCCGGGTCGACGCGGGCCGGGGCCAGGACCTCCCGGCAGATGCCGGCGCGCTGGACGGTCTCGACCACCGGGTACACCACGGCCTCACCGCCGGGGCGGCGCGCGACGATCACCGCGAGCTCGCGGTCGAGGTCGAGCACCGGCTCGAGGACCACGCGACCGCAGCGCTCGAGCACGGCGACCGCCTCGTCGGCACCCTCGACGAACCACACGCCCCGGCCGTCGTAGCCGCCGGTGGCGGCCTTGACCACGACGGCGGGACCATGCCGCTCGACGAAGTCGGCCACCGCTGACCGGTCCTCGGCGACGGCGAATGTCGGCACGGGGAACCCTGCCTCCGCCAGCCGCCAGCGCTGCTCCGACTTGTCGACCGCCAGCGCCAGGGTGCGCCCCGCCGGCCGCACGGCGATCCCCTCGGCCTCGACAGCGGCCACCGACGCCGCCGCCACGCCCTCGTGGTCGAAGGTCACCACGTCGCAGGTGCGCCCGAAGGCGATCAGCTCCGCGGGGGTGGTGGCTCCACGGGCCACCTCCACCCCCGCCGGGGTGACCGGCACCTCGTCGGGCCCGGCGAGGATGCGCATCCGGACATCGAGCGAGACCGCCGCCTGGGCGGTCATCCGCGCCAGCTGCCCCGCCCCCACCATCCCCACGATCGGCGCCTGCGCCACCCGGTCTCCTCCTCGACTCGTGCCGTCGACCTCATGATCGCCCAGACCGCCCGCCAGGAGCAGATCCGCCGACGGCTAGGTTCGCGGCACCCGAGGCAGCCAAGGAGCCCAGGTGGTCGAGACCTCCAGTCGAACCGGAGAGGACGGAGCGACGTGAGCACCGACCTCGTCTACCTGCGCGACGCGTACCTCCGTCGCGTCGACGCCATCGTCACCGACGTCGACCGCGGTGCCCGACGCGTGGCGCTCGACCGCACCGTGTTCTATGCCACCGGTGGTGGCCAGCCCCACGACACCGGCACCCTCGCCGGTCTCGAGGTGACCGACGTCTCCAAGGTGGGCGAGGTCGTCTGGCACACCGTCGGCGAGGGCGACCTCCCCGAGGTCGGCGCCAGCGTGACCGGCGAGATCGACTGGGACCGCCGCCACGCCCTAATGCGGACCCACACCGCCCTCCACGTGCTGTGCGGCGTCATCTGGCACACCTACGGCAAGGCGGTCACGGGCGGGAACATGGAGCCGCTGACGGCCCGGATGGACTTCGAGTTCGACCCGCTCCCCGAGGACTTCAAGGCCGAGGTCGAGCGGCTGGTCAACGCCGAGCTCGAGGCCGCCCGGCCCATCGAGGTGGGGTTCCTGCCCGTCGACGCAGGCGGCGAGGTCGACGCCGAGTGGATCCGCACCAAGGTCAACATGATCCCCGAGGGCGTGACCGAGGTGCGCTACGTCGACATCGTCGGCCTCGACAAGCAGGCCGACGGCGGAACCCACGTGGCGTCCACCGACGAGGTCGGGCGCATCCGGGTGCTGAAGACCGAGTCGAAGGGCAAGGGCAACAAGCGCATCCGCATCGAGGTCACCGACCCGTAGGTCGCGACCAGCCAGCCGTGGTTCAGAGCCTGCGGCGCAGGAGCGAGTGGACCCGCTCCCAGTGGAGCTCGGAGGCGGCCCGGTCGTAGCGCGGGCCGGCCGGTGCGAAGCCGTGCTCGGCGCCGGTGATGAGGTCGAGGGTGTACGGGGCCCCCGCCTGCTCGAGGGCGTCGCACATGACGGGGATGGTCTCCGGCGGGGCCGTCGGGTCACCGTCGACCCAGGCCATGTAGACCTCGGCCTTCACCGTGTCGAGTCCCACGTGCGGCGAGTCGGGTGTGTCGCGGACCATCCATGCCCCGTGGATCGAGGCGACCGCAGCCACGCGGTCCGGCAGCGACCGGGCCAGGCTGATCACCAGGCCACCGCTCATGCAGAACCCGACGGCGCCGACCGCGCCGTCCCGGGCGGCGGGATCGTCGGCGGCGGCCGCGAGCAGCGCCTCGGCGTCACCCACGATGTTGGTCGGGGTGATGGTGTCCATCAGATCGCGCCGGGCGTGCATGTCCTCGTCGCTCTGGCCGAACTCCCGGTACGGCCCGCCGCGGTAGAAGAGGTAGGGCATCATCACGAAGTAGCCGGCGCTCGCCAGCCGCGACGCCATGTCCTTGAGCGCCGGCCGGATGCTCGGCGCATCCATCAGGTACAGCACGACAGGGTGAGGCCCGTCGTGCTCGGGGTGGACGAGGAACGTGGGCATCTCGCCCTCGGGGGTGGTGACCTCGATGCGGCGCTCGATCATGGGACGAGTCTGGCACCTCCCCCAGCCACCTCACCGGGGTCCCGAATCAGGCTTCGCGGTCGATGGAGCCGTAGACGACCAGGGGCTGCTCGGACGAGATCACCCCGCCGGCCTGCTCCTCGGTGATGGCGAGCTGGATGAACTCGCCCGACACCGAGAAGGCGGCGTAGTCCGGCGCCGGGCCGAAGACGCCCAGGGAGACGGCACGGAGGTCGGGCGTCACGCCCCAGAGCTGGTAGGTCCGGTCGTCGGGCAGCCGGGGCAGGGTCGTCCCCCGGAGGAAGCCGACACCGTCGCGGCTGAGGACCGCCCGGGCGTCGATGCTTCCGTCGGCCGAGACGAGGTCGACCCGAACGGAGTCGCCGGAGGCGATGGCCGTCTGGTAGCCGCGCTCGACCGCCTCGATGGCGAGGTCGTGCTCGACCCGGTTGATCTGCTCGTTGAGGTCGCGGACCTGGAAGGCGAGCACGGCGATGACCACGCTGGCGGCCACGGCGAGGAGGCCGCCGCCGGCGCGGGTGACCCACGCCGGCCGGGTGCTGCGGTCGGGCCGGCGGGGCGCCGAGAAGAGCGGCAGGGCGGGGGCCGGCGGCGCCGCCTCGAGGTTCTCGGCGATGCGGTCCCAGATGCCGTCGGGCGCCGGCTCACCGCTGTAGGCGAGCATGGCTGCGACCTCGCGGTGCTGCTCGACCTCGGCCCGGCAGCGTGCGCAGGTGGTCAGGTGGGCGGCGACGAGGTGGCGCTCGTCGTCCTCGACGGCGTCGAGGGCGTAGGCGCCGAGGAGCTCCTCGATCGAGTCGTGTGACTGCTGTGGAGAGTTCACGATGGGCCTCCGACACCCGCATCGGCCAGTGATCGGCGCATCCTGCCGAGACCAGCCCGGATCCTTGACTTCACGGTACCTTCGGGCTGGTCGAGCTTCATCGCGACCTCGCGGTAGGTGAGGCCCCCGAAGTAGGCGAGCTCGATGGCCCGGCGCTCGTCCTCGGGCAGATCCACCAGGGCGTCCTTGACGTAGTCGGCGACGGCGAGGTCCCACACCTCGTGCTCCAGGTCGTAGCCGGCCTCGGCGGTGCGACGGTGGTCCTTGGACTCGCGGTTGCGACGCGAGCTCTCGGAGCGGATGAGGTCGACCGAGCGGCCGTGGCACTGGGCGAGCAGGTACGACCGCAGCGAGCCGCGGTCGGGGTCGAACTTGTCGGGCGCATCCCAGAGGCGGATGAAGACCTCCTGGACGACCTCCTCGGCGAGGGTGGCGTCGTTGAGGAGACGGCGGGCGAGGGCGAACACCGACCCGGCGTGGCGGCGGTACGCCTCGGCCAGAGCATCCTGGCGCCAGCGACCGATGGCCACCACCACGGTGGCGTCACTGGCCTGGCTGAGATCCTGCGGGGTGGTCATGCCCTCGGTCTTCGGAGCCGCTGGCTCGTCCGGATGGCTCATGTCGCCCTCAGCCGTCGACGGGACGCCGGAACGCCGAGACGACTTCGACGTGTGGGGTGTGCGGGAACAGGTCGACCGTCGCGCACCGCTCCAGCGTGTACCCCTCGGCAGCGAGGAGCGAAGCATCCCGCCCGAGTGCCGCCGGGTCGCAGCTGACCACCACGACGAGCGGCGCGCCGGTGCCCGCCACCGCCGCCACCCCGCGCCGCCCGAGACCGCTGCGCGCGGGGTCGGCGATCACCAGGTCGGCGGGCGACGGACGCCACCGGTCGACGTCGAGGCGGAGCACGCGGGCGTCGAGGCCGTCGAGGTTCACCCGGGCATCGGCCACCGCCGACGCGCTGCGCTCGACGAACGTGGTGCGCGCCGGCGCGCCCACCGTGCCGGCGAAGAGGCCCACCCCGCCGTAGAGGTCGACGACCCGGTCACCGGGGGCGACGGGCCCGGCGGCCTCGGCCACTGCGGCCACCAGCGCCTCCGCGCCCTCGGGGCTGGCCTGGAAGAAGGACCGGGCCGAGACCCGCCACCGCCGCCCGGCAGCCTCCTCGGTGATCCAGGCCCGGCGCCCCCCGGCCAGCTCGTCCTCGCCCACCAGCACCACACCGTCGGGCACGTCGACCCCGGCCGCCCCGGGGTGGGCGAGCACGAGCCGCTCACCGGTGCGGGCGCCGCAGCGCAGGGTCAGCTCGTCGGCCTCACCCGCATCGCAGCGCACCAGGAGGTCCGAGAGGAGGGGGTGGGCGACCAAGCAGTCGTCGACGTCGACGACCTCGTGGCTGCGCAGCCGGCGGAAGCCGAGCCGCCCGCCCGCCGCCGCCCCCACCCGCAACGTGGTGCGTCGGGCGTCGGGGCCGAGGGACGGACCCGCGGACACCTCGGGGTCCGGGATGCGACCCTGGCGGCGGAGGGCGTCCGCCACGATGTCGGCCTTGAGTCGGCGTTGGGCGCCTGGCTCCACGTGCTGCCACGTGCAGCCGCCGCACCCTCGGCCGACGTGTGGGCACGGCGGGGCGACGCGCTCGGCGGCGGCGTCGACGACCTCGACCACCCGCGCCCGGGCGAAGTCCTTGCGCTCCTCGGTGACCTCGGCCCGCACCCGCTCGCCGGGCAGGGCGCCGGTGACGAAGACCACCCGTCCGTCGGCGTCGCGCGCCACGGCGTCGCCACCGGCGGCGATCGCCGTGGTCGTCACCTCGATCGCACCCACGACGACGCAGCCTACGGCCAGCCTGTCGGCGCGGTGGCCGTATCCTGCGGCCCATGCCGCGCCACGTCGAGATCGCCCCGTCCGTCCTCCCCGCCGACTTCTCCCGCCTCGGCGAGGAGGTCGCCGCCCTCGAGGAGGCCGGGGTCGACCGCATCCAGTGGGACGTCATGGACGGTCGCTTCGTGCCGAACCTCACCTTCGGCCCCGATGTGATCGCTGCCGCCCGCCCGCACACCTCGCTGCCCTTCGAGGCCCACCTGATGGTGGAGGAACCCGACGAGCTCCTCCACCGCTACGTGGAGGCCGGCTGCCGGTTGCTCATCGTCCACGCCGAGTCCACTCGTCACCTCCACCGCACGCTTGGGCGCGTGGCCGAGCTCGGTGCCGCAGCAGCCGTGGCCCTCAACCCCGCCACGCCCGCCTCCGCCGTCGCCCACGTCCTCGACCTCGTCGAGATGGTGCTGGTGATGACGGTGAACCCGGGCTTCGGAGGCCAGGACTACCTCGCGACCATGGAGCCCAAGGTGGCCGAGGTGGCGGCCCTCGTCGCCGCCGGCGGCCACGACGTCGACGTCGAGGTCGACGGCGGCATCGGGCCGGCGACCATCGCCGGCGCGGCGTCGGCCGGCGCCAACGTCCTGGTGGCCGGCAGCGCCCTCTACCGGGACCCCGAGGGCCTCGCCCACGCCGTCACCGACCTCCGCGAGCGCGCCGAGCGGGCGCGGGCGGCCTGACCACGGGGCCCACCCACGGGCTACGGCGGTGGGGAGCACCCGTCTCCGACGGCCCGAGTGCTGCCCTCAGTGGCGGACGGTGTGGCCCAGCGAGAGGCCGGCGGCGGCGTAGGCGCTGGCGTGGCCCAACACGTTGCTGACGTAGACCGACGATCGGTTGTAGGAGAGGATCGCCCGGCCCAGGTCACCGCCGGCCGGGAGGGCTCGGCACAGGTAGGTCGCGGCGCTGGCGGCGGCGTCGTAGAGGTTGTGGGGGTCGGCGACGCCGTCGCCGTTGCCATCGACGCCGTGGGCGCGCCAGGTCGACGGGATGAACTGCATCGGCCCCACAGCCCGGTCGACCACGGCGTCGCCGTCGACGGCACCACCGTCGGTGTCGGGGATGTGCATGGTGTTGCTGGTGCCGTCGAGCGGGATCCCGATGATGCGCGGCGACACTCGTCCCCACTCGTCCGGCGCCGACCCCCCGAAGGTTCCGTGGCGGCTCTCGACCCGGCCGATGCCCGCCAGCACCTCCCACGGCAGGCGGCAGCTCGCGGCCGGGTGCTGGCTGCCACGCCAGTAGGCGTCGAGCACGGCGGTCGGCAGGCCGACGGCGACGGCTCGCGTCGACCGCGCCACCGCCGCCATCGTCTGACGCTGCTGGTCGGCGACGGCGAGCCAGCGCTGGTGGAGGGCGAGGGCGTCGTCGCGGCGCACGACGGCCGCGCCGTGCTCGGCGACCACGTCGGTGAGGCGGCTGAGCACGTGCTCGGCGGTGGCCCGGGTCAGCATCGCCTGCTCGGTCGCCCGCTCCAGCCCTTCGACGACCTCGACCTCCACGGCGCCCCCGAGCACGCCCCGCCGGAGGTGGGCGTTCTCGTCTCCGCGGCCGAGGACGGCGTCGAGGTGGGCGCGGGCATCGTCGCTGCGGAAGGCAGCGACGGCGACCCCGACGAGGCGCTGGCGGGCAGCCGCCTCGCGCACTTCGGCGTCGCGGGCGTGGCCGCGGGCCACGTCGAGCGCCTCGACGAGGAGGTCGCGCACGGCGGTGAGCTCCTCGGCCCGGGCATCGGCCCGCGCCGCCTCGGATGCAGCCACCCCCGACTGGCGACCGGCCTCCAGCCACCCATGGTGGGCCGCCGGGTAGCCCGCCCCCTCGACGATCACTCCGACGAGTCCGGGCGACAGGTCGCCGAGCGCCTCGGCAACGAGTGGGGCCCCCGTGGGCGCGGTGGGCTCCTGGGCATCGGCCGGGCGCGCCGGCAGCGCGACGAGCAGGACGGCGACGAGCGCGGCGAGGATCGGACGAAGGGGCATGCCACGTGTTCTGTCGGCGCAATCCGGGCCCCCCTTGAGGTGGGACGGCCCGGTCAGGCGACGGGCGTGGCCACCTCGACCAGGCGGCACAGCGCGTTGACGAGCCGCAGCTGCTGCGGCGAGTGGCAGCGCGCCGCGAGCAGGCGCGGGTTCGCCACCACCACGGCCAGCGACCGGGCCCGGGAGATGGCGACGTTGAGGCGGTTGAGGTTGTAGAGGAACTCGATCCCGCGGGGGACGTCGACCGCCGAGGAGGCCGCGAGGGAGTAGAGGACCACCGGCGCCTCCTGGCCCTGGAACCGGTCGACCGTGCCCACGCGCGCGCCAGAGGGGAGCGCCTCGACCAGGCAGGCCACCTGAGCGTTGAAGGGCGCGATCACGAGGAGGTCGTCGAGGGTCAGGGGCCGGGTCGTGCCGTCGGCCGCGGTCCAGGGCCGGCCGAGCAACGAGGTGACGAGGGCGGACACGACGTCGGCCTCCTCCGGGGACCGTGTCCGGTTGCCCTCGTGGGTGACCGGGTGGAATCGGATGCCCGCACCGCCCAGGAGGGGGCCATCGGCCACCACCTGGCAGGCGGTGGAGGGATGGGGCCGGAGGCGGCCGCCGTAGGCGACCTCGGAGACGAAGCCGCAGACCTCGGGGTGCATGCGCCAGGTGGTGTCGAGGAACAGCCCCTGTTCGGGGGCGACGGTGCGACGGCCGGCGAGGACGTGCTCGAGCGCTGAGGCGCCGGCACCGGAAGGGTGGGTGCCCTGCGACACCTGGGGCAGCTGCTGGGGGTCGCCGAGGAGCACGACGTCGTCGGCCGTCCCGGCCATCGCCACGACGTTGGCCAGTGACACCTGGCTGGCCTCGTCGACCACCAGCAGGTCGACGGCACCGGCCATCTCGGGCCGGGCGAAGAGCCAGGCCGTGCCCGCCGCCACCCGAGCACCGTCGGCGAGGGCGTCGAGCACGTCGTCGGCGCTCCCGGCGCGGGTCACGTGGGGGTCGTCTGCCACCTGGCCCTCGGGGCACCGCTGGACGGCGCGGAGCCCGACGCCGTCGGCGTCGGCCCGGGCCCCCACGGCCATGAGGAGGTTGCTGATCGCCTTGTGGCTGTTGGCGGCGACGCCCACCCGCCTGCCGGCACGGACGGCGTCGACGACCAGCGCCGCCCCGATCCAGGTCTTGCCGGAACCGGGCGGCCCCTGGATGGCGAGCACGGCGCCGTCGAGCAGGGGCACCAGGCGGCGGGCGGCGGCGGAGGGGTCCTCGTCGGGCGGGACCAGCGCGGTGCCGGCCTCGTGGCCACGGACGCGGGGTGGGCGACGGAGGAGCAGGTCGCGCGCCGCCCGGTGCTCGGGCCGGTCCGAGTCGAGGCCGTGTTCGACCACCCAGGTGCCGAGCACCCCGATCGCCTGGCGCATCACCTTGTCGTCGAGGGGGCGTGGCGGGATGAGGGCACGAGGATGAGGCGCGACGGAGGTGGCCGACCGGCGCAGGTCGACGGTGCCGGACGCGGCGTCGAGGGCCTCCACGGTGCCCGCGCCCCTACCCGTGGCCGGGTCGAGCGGCGCGTCGCCCACCCGGAGCTTGTGCTCCTGGCGAGGGTCGAAGCAGTACCGGTGCACCACCGACCGGGCGACGCGGCCGACCTCGCCCTCCGGGCGCAGCGACCCGATCGAGTCGTGATCGTCGACCAGCTCCTCGGGGGTGCGCTCGAGGCGCTCGAAGTGCCACCACCACGCCGG
Protein-coding sequences here:
- a CDS encoding PIN domain-containing protein, whose amino-acid sequence is MTILDAYAVLAFLKDEAAAGEVEDLIHAGGALTAVGVAEVIDHLVRLGGADEEEASLDLAQLGLDDAVVIDGEVASAAGRFRARRYHRTRCPISLADCMAAEVARRIDRPLATSDPALLDACHHEQIAVTVLPGTDGSRWSPPAPS
- a CDS encoding AbrB/MazE/SpoVT family DNA-binding domain-containing protein, with the protein product MVVGKPAALGMAAYNTARVAYNEAMSEASHVMTVSRNGQVSIPAETRARWNTRQVLVVDLGDRVVMRPVGAEPVGELRGKYAKQGPATSRARRASRRVDTDRPSRR
- a CDS encoding 5-(carboxyamino)imidazole ribonucleotide synthase, producing MAQAPIVGMVGAGQLARMTAQAAVSLDVRMRILAGPDEVPVTPAGVEVARGATTPAELIAFGRTCDVVTFDHEGVAAASVAAVEAEGIAVRPAGRTLALAVDKSEQRWRLAEAGFPVPTFAVAEDRSAVADFVERHGPAVVVKAATGGYDGRGVWFVEGADEAVAVLERCGRVVLEPVLDLDRELAVIVARRPGGEAVVYPVVETVQRAGICREVLAPARVDPAIAAEAAEVARGIAEHLDATGLLAVELFVVDGAVLVNELAARPHNSGHLTIEGAVTSQFENHLRAVLDWPLGPTDLRAPAVAMANVITESSDDDLHARLPDALALGPVHVHLYGKSPRPGRKVGHVTVLADDLDVAADLARRAADVLIGRDAP
- a CDS encoding FAD-dependent oxidoreductase, with product MVVGHVVVVGASLGGLRTVQSLRSAGFEGRVTLVGDEVHAPYNRPPLSKQVLAGEWESGRTALTDDAGLAKLDMDLRLGQRATDLDLDDRSIGLADGERIGFDALVVATGASPRQLPDTPSLEGIHLLRTLDDALALRAAFDDAARLVVVGAGFIGAEVAATARERGLEVTVLEALPVPLSRGLGPTLGPAVAAIHGDHGVDLRCGAAVAAIEGDARVERVLLSDGSTVEADLVVVGIGVVPKTQWLEGSGLELRDGVVCDETCQAVGAPGVWAVGDVARWHNPLFEEEMRVEHWTNAVDQARAVASNIVGDPAPYAPVPYVWSDPYGSKIQVLGRPGPTDDVEVVSGSFEERRFVALTHRDDRLTAVVGLDEPRNVMRFMRLLSSRSSSADARAFATDL
- the purE gene encoding 5-(carboxyamino)imidazole ribonucleotide mutase — protein: MSAATVPPVAVVMGSDSDWKVMGAAVDALAEVGVEAETRVLSAHRTPHDMIDFGTTAHERGTKVIVAGAGGAAHLPGMLASTTVLPVIGVPVSITALSGLDSLLSIVQMPAGIPVATVAVDGARNAGLLAAQILAVGDPELAERLRTLRATMADASRAKRVPPARG
- a CDS encoding MmcQ/YjbR family DNA-binding protein, with product MTEYADVPSEIVRRVRAACAHLPEAYEEQAFEGVRWRIRGSTLAHVIARDYGEGPVSHVTFHALSEELDALVATGDPFFPGWGAGLVAMVLRSDGTTDWDEVRELLTESYCLLAPKKLVARLDTFRPDV
- a CDS encoding serine hydrolase domain-containing protein encodes the protein MSEGHVDGTVEPAFESVYEIFERSFKGSEVGAAVCVYVDGRKVVDLWGGWADAHRTCAWQRDTIATVYSATKGMTATCAQVLVDRGLLDVDEAVATYWPEFAQEGKDQVTVRMVLSHQAGLPWTTAPYPPDKRFDWEILTTALARSAPVWRPGSRSEYHGGTFGYLIGEIVRRIDGRSLDVFFREEIAEPLGADFMMAFGPEHDSRCAEIIGDDDLVNTREWRAAGDGAATGHGTAHGLARVYAALACGGELDGVRVLRAKTIEGAIQEQPLLNGDGPAGEFGLGYQLFWKLFPGMNTSTFGHTGMGGSVGMGDASRRLGIGYVMNQMASGGAADLVNETYRVLTA